The following are encoded together in the Saliniramus fredricksonii genome:
- a CDS encoding cytochrome c biogenesis CcdA family protein: MMEISILAALTGGLISFLSPCVLPLVPPYMTYLAGASLDQIEDSDDPELRKRAIRTAIVFVLGFTTVFTLLGATASALGQLVRQYMDLFGIVAGVIIILMGLHFLGVFRIALLYREARFQGGSNVGLWGAYVMGLAFAFGWTPCIGPILAAILAVAGTEQSVAQGAFLLMVYSAGMGIPFILAAFAMRPFVNFLKRMKSRFGMVEKAMGGLLVLTGIAFLTGGIEMMAFWMLETFPVLGRLG, translated from the coding sequence ATGATGGAAATTTCGATACTGGCCGCCCTCACCGGCGGATTGATCAGCTTCCTGTCGCCCTGCGTGCTGCCGCTGGTGCCGCCCTACATGACCTATCTGGCCGGCGCCTCGCTGGATCAGATCGAGGATTCGGATGATCCGGAATTGCGTAAACGGGCGATCAGAACGGCGATCGTGTTCGTTCTGGGATTCACCACCGTCTTCACCCTGCTCGGTGCCACGGCTTCCGCCCTGGGGCAGCTGGTGCGGCAATACATGGATCTGTTCGGCATCGTTGCCGGGGTCATCATCATCCTGATGGGTTTGCACTTCCTCGGCGTCTTCCGCATCGCCTTGCTCTATCGCGAGGCGCGTTTCCAGGGCGGTTCGAATGTCGGCCTCTGGGGTGCCTATGTGATGGGGCTCGCCTTCGCCTTTGGCTGGACGCCCTGCATCGGCCCGATCCTCGCCGCCATCCTCGCGGTTGCGGGGACGGAGCAGAGCGTGGCGCAGGGCGCCTTCCTGCTGATGGTCTATTCCGCCGGGATGGGCATTCCCTTCATCCTCGCCGCCTTCGCGATGCGGCCCTTCGTGAATTTCCTCAAACGCATGAAGAGCCGTTTCGGCATGGTCGAGAAGGCGATGGGCGGCTTGCTCGTTCTCACCGGAATCGCATTCCTGACCGGCGGTATCG